CGAGACTACCGGGGATTGGTTGATCGCGTTGCCCTGCCTTTGCCCGGCCTACGAAAATGCGCCGTTGAGCGAAATCGATCTCTTCCCAGCGGATACGAAGAATTTCCGCGTGTCGCATCCCTGTGCCAATTGCGATAGCTACGAAAAGCCAAGTGAGGGGGTCTTGATCGGCAATTGCGCCAGCCAACAACGCTCGCTTTTCATCGTCTGATAGGACGACAATCTGCTTCCGTTGCTCCTCGCCTTTGGCGATCTTGGGCTTCGACTTGATCCATCCCCATTCGACGCAGCGAGACAAGAAATGGGACAGGGTCGACAATTCGCGATTGACCGTCGCCTGGGCCGCGCCTTGGTCGAGCCGATGTCGGTTATAGTGGGAAATGCTGAAGTCGGTGAGCGAGTCCGGGCGCTGCGCCTTGAAATAGGGGACCAAACGCTCGCGGATATGATGGCGCTTGCGGGTCAAGTTCCTGCCATGCCTTGAGTGCGGCTCGATACGGGTCAGATACTCGTCGGCCGCCTCGGCAAAGGACCGATGAACTTTGCGCCCGCTGGGCAGATCAAGCCTGTTCTCCCGCGCCTTTGTGCGAAAGTGTTCGATGGCACGCTCGGCCTGCTCCCGGGTCGTATTCTCGCTCTCCCGTCCGATCACACGGTGGATGCGCTGACCATCCACCATGACGTTGATGCTGTAGCGCACGTCACCATTGGTCTGACGTTCTGCGATAATGCCATGCTCGTTTATCCGTTGACCCGCCTCCAAGGCACGGATTGCGGGTCGGGTTAGTTTGGTGAATTTCAGCGCCATGACGAAATCAGCCCGAGAAAATGCTCTGCATTGAACGCCTCGCCAAATGTCCTTTGATGAGAAGCTTGGTCTTGCAGATGGCTTCGATAGATCTCGCGCCCTTTAAGTTCCGCTTCCCAGTAAGGGCGCATCGCATCGCCGTAGGCATGGCGCAGGGCATCGAAGTCAGCATCTAACGCAATCAACTGGTCGTGAAGGCTCAGTGCCTGTTGGCGCAGAGCGGGGTCGGGTATTGCGTCGATACTAGACCGCTCAAGGTTGCGGCTGGCAATTTTGAGCAATCCACCGAACTTGTTGTCTTGGCTAATAGACAAACCAATTTCAGCCAACTTGCTCACAACATTGGCCTTTTGGTCGTAGGTGTTGATCAACTGCCCAAGGATCGCCTTTACGTCCTCCTCATCCCAAGGGTCGTCGGGCCTC
This is a stretch of genomic DNA from Aurantiacibacter arachoides. It encodes these proteins:
- a CDS encoding tyrosine-type recombinase/integrase, which translates into the protein MALKFTKLTRPAIRALEAGQRINEHGIIAERQTNGDVRYSINVMVDGQRIHRVIGRESENTTREQAERAIEHFRTKARENRLDLPSGRKVHRSFAEAADEYLTRIEPHSRHGRNLTRKRHHIRERLVPYFKAQRPDSLTDFSISHYNRHRLDQGAAQATVNRELSTLSHFLSRCVEWGWIKSKPKIAKGEEQRKQIVVLSDDEKRALLAGAIADQDPLTWLFVAIAIGTGMRHAEILRIRWEEIDFAQRRIFVGRAKAGQRDQPIPGSLGLKLLAEWEQCGKPEGYLFPTNREHPRHPCRQNMSAQFRRAAVRANLNPKKVTPHILRHTAITELVKANVDLPTIQKIFGHKTLSMVLRYTQLSDEHIDRSVAYLDATFSDAFTPELHTTKNESQKSAA
- a CDS encoding TraY domain-containing protein, with product MGRPSKSEEDRRQPVTLRFDPDVRARLEKHAAANGRSLGKEIEARVAATVGLDAQGLDLVRQISAEIVALTKRNKGKRWHADLTSWSAVAEMLAGGPISAMRPDDPWDEEDVKAILGQLINTYDQKANVVSKLAEIGLSISQDNKFGGLLKIASRNLERSSIDAIPDPALRQQALSLHDQLIALDADFDALRHAYGDAMRPYWEAELKGREIYRSHLQDQASHQRTFGEAFNAEHFLGLISSWR